One stretch of Limnohabitans sp. DNA includes these proteins:
- a CDS encoding fatty acid desaturase → MTALPPTADQPIDLDQPLPHRKTLREWLVPLSGRSTARAFVLLAFDYALFFALIAGTIALESVWLKVLCALAAGFVIGRLFIIGHDACHQSLTPHRELNKVLGRIAFLPSLTPYSLWDTGHNVVHHGYTNLKGVDFVWTPLTAAEFEALSPMQKLLERAYRSGWAPGLYYMIEIWWKREFFPNKTHMPTRRPIFFKDSLLVSAFAVLWIATITAAALYTGQSVWLSLLMGVAIPFFFWNTMIGFVVYVHHTHVKVSWHDNKAAWTKAAPFVSTTVHLTFPFNIGGMMHHIMEHTAHHVDMSIPLYRLKQAQAKLEEMLPGRIIVQPFSWKWYFETAQNCKLYDFGRECWTDFKGSMTSPVRGNLPPAAQA, encoded by the coding sequence ATGACTGCCTTACCCCCTACCGCCGATCAGCCGATTGACTTGGACCAACCCCTGCCGCACCGCAAAACCTTGCGCGAATGGCTGGTGCCCTTGTCCGGGCGCAGTACGGCACGCGCTTTTGTGTTGCTGGCTTTTGACTACGCCCTGTTCTTTGCACTGATTGCAGGCACCATCGCTTTGGAATCGGTGTGGCTCAAAGTGCTCTGCGCCCTGGCCGCCGGTTTCGTGATTGGTCGCCTTTTCATCATCGGCCATGACGCTTGCCACCAAAGCCTGACACCCCACCGCGAACTGAACAAGGTGCTGGGCCGTATCGCGTTTTTGCCTTCGCTCACGCCTTACAGCCTGTGGGATACCGGCCACAACGTGGTGCACCACGGCTACACCAACCTCAAAGGCGTGGACTTTGTCTGGACACCCCTGACTGCCGCCGAATTTGAAGCCCTGAGCCCCATGCAAAAGCTGCTCGAGCGCGCCTACCGCAGCGGCTGGGCACCGGGCCTGTATTACATGATCGAGATCTGGTGGAAGCGCGAGTTCTTCCCCAACAAGACCCACATGCCCACCCGTCGCCCGATTTTCTTCAAGGACAGCCTGCTGGTCAGCGCCTTTGCCGTGCTGTGGATCGCCACCATCACTGCGGCGGCCCTCTACACCGGGCAGTCGGTCTGGCTGTCCTTGCTCATGGGCGTGGCGATCCCCTTCTTTTTCTGGAACACCATGATCGGCTTTGTGGTCTATGTGCACCACACCCACGTCAAGGTGTCCTGGCACGACAACAAAGCCGCTTGGACCAAGGCCGCGCCCTTTGTGTCCACCACGGTGCACCTGACCTTTCCGTTCAACATTGGCGGCATGATGCACCACATCATGGAGCACACCGCCCACCATGTGGACATGAGCATTCCGCTGTATCGCTTGAAGCAAGCCCAGGCCAAGCTTGAAGAAATGCTGCCGGGCCGCATCATCGTGCAACCCTTCTCCTGGAAGTGGTACTTCGAGACCGCTCAAAACTGCAAACTGTACGATTTCGGCCGTGAATGCTGGACCGACTTCAAAGGCAGCATGACCAGCCCGGTGCGCGGCAACTTGCCACCGGCGGCTCAGGCCTGA
- the purE gene encoding 5-(carboxyamino)imidazole ribonucleotide mutase, giving the protein MTQALIGVVMGSSSDWDTMQHAVQILQQFGIPHDARVVSAHRMPDDMFAYAQSAAERGLQAIIAGAGGAAHLPGMIAAKTVVPVLGVPVQTKALSGVDSLHSIVQMPKGVPVATFAIGAAGAANAALFAVAMLANNDPALRHKLEAFRAEQTAMARAMTLPPVPPAGAA; this is encoded by the coding sequence ATGACTCAAGCGCTCATCGGCGTCGTCATGGGTTCCAGCTCCGACTGGGACACCATGCAGCACGCAGTCCAGATTCTCCAACAGTTTGGCATCCCTCACGACGCCCGCGTGGTTTCGGCCCACAGAATGCCGGACGATATGTTTGCTTATGCACAGAGCGCGGCCGAGCGGGGCCTGCAGGCCATCATCGCCGGCGCTGGCGGCGCAGCCCATTTGCCCGGCATGATCGCTGCCAAAACCGTGGTGCCGGTGCTGGGTGTGCCGGTGCAGACCAAGGCCCTGTCGGGCGTGGATTCGCTGCACAGCATTGTGCAAATGCCCAAGGGCGTGCCGGTGGCCACCTTTGCCATTGGCGCAGCAGGCGCTGCCAATGCCGCCCTGTTTGCCGTGGCCATGTTGGCCAACAACGACCCGGCCCTGCGCCATAAGCTTGAAGCTTTCCGCGCCGAACAAACCGCCATGGCCCGCGCCATGACGCTTCCTCCCGTTCCACCAGCAGGTGCCGCATGA
- the def gene encoding peptide deformylase: MALLTILCYPDPRLHKVAQPVQAVDARVHALIDDMLETMYEAGGIGLAATQVDVHERLVVIDTSEERNQPMVLINPEITWMNDERVKGEEGCLSVPGIYDGVERATALKVTALDRNGQSRTLEAEGMLAICIQHELDHLMGKVFVEYLSPLKQGRIKTKMVKAQKAGR, encoded by the coding sequence ATGGCACTGCTCACCATCCTTTGTTACCCCGACCCTCGCCTGCACAAGGTGGCCCAGCCTGTGCAGGCGGTAGACGCGCGCGTGCACGCCCTGATCGACGACATGCTGGAGACCATGTACGAGGCGGGCGGCATTGGCCTGGCGGCCACGCAGGTGGATGTGCACGAGCGTCTGGTGGTGATCGACACCTCTGAAGAGCGCAACCAACCGATGGTGCTGATCAACCCCGAGATCACCTGGATGAACGACGAGCGCGTGAAGGGGGAAGAGGGCTGCTTGTCGGTGCCCGGCATTTACGACGGCGTGGAGCGCGCCACCGCCCTCAAAGTGACGGCCCTGGACCGCAACGGTCAATCGCGCACCCTCGAGGCCGAGGGCATGCTGGCCATCTGCATCCAGCACGAGTTGGACCACCTGATGGGCAAGGTGTTTGTGGAATACCTCTCGCCGCTCAAGCAAGGCCGCATCAAGACCAAGATGGTCAAAGCCCAAAAAGCCGGACGCTGA
- the pyk gene encoding pyruvate kinase codes for MPRRATKIVATLGPASSDPALLEAMIRAGVNVVRLNFSHGKAQDHVDRARLVREASQRAGREVAIMADLQGPKIRVGKFAEGKVMLEPGAPFVLDASRTEPGDLQGVGLDYKELPRDVKAGDVLLLNDGLIVLTVTAVKGEQVHTTVKLGGELSNNKGINKQGGGLTAAALTAKDMDDIRTAMSFHADYVAVSFPKNATDMEMARQLCNVACTNGHRPGLIAKIERAEAIPELDRILAVSDGIMVARGDLAVEVGNAAVPGLQKHMIKRARELDKLVITATQMMESMIVNPVPTRAEVSDVANAVLDGTDAVMLSAETAAGKYPLETVEMMAAVCLEAEKTDHDPLDDDFVDAHFNRIDHAIAMGALFTAHHLKAKAIVALTDSGSTPLWMSRHSVRMPIYALTPKVATQRKMALMRNVSPLLMDTSADRDTALADAEAHLKKRGIVQTGDVYAITVGEPMGTPGGTNTLKICRAT; via the coding sequence ATGCCCCGTCGTGCCACCAAGATTGTTGCCACTTTAGGCCCTGCTTCCAGCGATCCCGCACTGTTGGAGGCCATGATCCGGGCCGGTGTGAATGTGGTTCGCCTGAACTTCAGCCACGGCAAGGCGCAAGACCATGTGGACCGCGCCCGTTTGGTGCGCGAAGCCTCGCAACGCGCGGGCCGCGAGGTGGCCATCATGGCCGACCTGCAGGGTCCCAAGATCCGGGTGGGCAAGTTTGCCGAGGGCAAAGTGATGCTGGAGCCTGGCGCGCCCTTTGTGCTGGATGCCTCGCGCACCGAGCCGGGTGACTTGCAGGGTGTGGGCCTGGATTACAAAGAGTTGCCGCGCGATGTCAAGGCCGGCGACGTGCTGCTGCTCAACGATGGCCTGATTGTCCTCACAGTGACCGCCGTCAAGGGCGAGCAGGTGCACACCACCGTCAAGTTGGGCGGTGAATTGTCCAACAACAAGGGCATCAACAAACAAGGCGGCGGCTTGACGGCTGCTGCCCTCACGGCCAAGGACATGGACGACATCCGCACGGCCATGAGCTTCCATGCCGACTATGTGGCGGTGAGCTTTCCCAAAAACGCCACCGACATGGAAATGGCGCGACAGCTGTGCAACGTGGCCTGCACCAACGGACACCGCCCGGGTTTGATCGCCAAAATCGAGCGGGCCGAAGCCATCCCCGAGCTGGACCGCATCCTGGCCGTGTCCGACGGCATCATGGTGGCGCGCGGTGATTTGGCGGTGGAGGTGGGCAACGCGGCTGTGCCGGGCTTACAAAAGCACATGATCAAACGGGCCCGGGAACTGGACAAACTGGTCATCACCGCCACGCAGATGATGGAAAGCATGATCGTCAACCCGGTGCCCACCCGCGCCGAGGTGAGCGACGTGGCCAACGCGGTGCTCGACGGCACCGACGCGGTGATGCTCAGCGCCGAGACCGCTGCGGGCAAGTACCCGCTGGAGACGGTGGAGATGATGGCTGCGGTGTGTCTGGAGGCCGAAAAAACCGATCACGACCCGCTGGACGACGATTTTGTGGACGCGCACTTCAACCGCATTGACCACGCCATCGCCATGGGGGCGTTGTTCACCGCGCACCACCTCAAGGCCAAAGCGATTGTGGCCTTGACCGATTCGGGCTCAACCCCGCTGTGGATGAGCCGGCACAGCGTCCGCATGCCCATTTATGCACTCACGCCCAAAGTGGCCACCCAGCGCAAGATGGCGCTGATGCGCAACGTCAGCCCCTTGTTGATGGACACCAGCGCCGACCGCGACACGGCCTTGGCCGATGCCGAGGCGCACCTGAAAAAGCGCGGCATTGTGCAAACGGGGGATGTCTACGCCATCACCGTGGGCGAACCCATGGGCACGCCGGGCGGCACCAACACCCTCAAAATTTGCCGGGCCACCTGA
- a CDS encoding phosphoribosylaminoimidazolesuccinocarboxamide synthase, which produces MTSALHTSALTSLPLLARGKVRDNYAVGDDRILMVASDRISAFDVIMGEPIPGKGVLLTQMALFWFDQLGPKGLNICPIHLTGEAPESVVSAEEVPQVTGRSMLVKRLKPIPVEAVVRGYLAGSGWKEYQDNQAVCGVKLPAGLKNASRLPEPIYTPAAKAAVGEHDENITFEQTMSMIGADLATRIRDISLQLYKAARDIAAVKGIIIADTKFEFGLDADGTLVLMDEVLTPDSSRYWPTDSYEQSYAQGANPPSYDKQFLRDWLETAQVNGEPWDKTPPAPRLPREVIEKTAAKYAEAMKKLMA; this is translated from the coding sequence ATGACCTCTGCGCTTCACACCTCGGCCCTGACTTCCCTGCCTTTGCTGGCCCGAGGCAAGGTGCGCGACAACTACGCCGTGGGTGATGACCGCATCCTGATGGTGGCGTCGGACCGCATCAGCGCATTCGACGTGATCATGGGCGAGCCGATTCCGGGCAAGGGCGTGCTGCTCACGCAAATGGCGCTGTTTTGGTTTGACCAGCTCGGCCCCAAAGGCCTGAACATTTGCCCAATCCACCTGACGGGCGAAGCCCCCGAGAGCGTGGTGAGTGCCGAAGAGGTGCCGCAGGTCACGGGTCGCTCGATGCTGGTCAAGCGCCTCAAACCCATCCCGGTCGAGGCGGTGGTGCGCGGCTATTTGGCGGGCAGCGGCTGGAAGGAATACCAGGACAACCAGGCGGTGTGCGGTGTGAAACTGCCTGCTGGCCTGAAAAACGCCAGCCGCCTGCCCGAGCCCATTTACACCCCCGCAGCCAAAGCCGCCGTGGGCGAGCACGACGAAAACATCACCTTCGAGCAAACCATGTCCATGATCGGTGCCGATCTGGCCACCCGCATCCGCGACATCAGCCTCCAGCTTTACAAGGCGGCGCGTGACATCGCGGCGGTCAAAGGCATCATCATTGCCGACACCAAGTTCGAGTTTGGCCTGGATGCCGACGGCACTTTGGTGCTGATGGACGAGGTGCTGACGCCCGATTCGTCGCGTTATTGGCCCACAGACTCTTATGAACAGAGTTATGCGCAAGGCGCCAATCCACCGAGCTACGACAAACAGTTTTTGCGCGACTGGCTGGAAACCGCCCAGGTCAACGGCGAGCCGTGGGACAAGACCCCGCCTGCACCGCGTTTGCCGCGTGAAGTGATCGAGAAGACGGCCGCCAAATACGCAGAGGCCATGAAAAAGCTGATGGCTTGA
- the fba gene encoding class II fructose-bisphosphate aldolase (catalyzes the reversible aldol condensation of dihydroxyacetonephosphate and glyceraldehyde 3-phosphate in the Calvin cycle, glycolysis, and/or gluconeogenesis) yields the protein MALVSMRELLDHAAVNGYGIPAFNVNNLEQVQAVMTAADEVGAPVILQASAGARKYAGEPFIKHLIQAATEQWPHIPLVMHQDHGQSPAVCQGAINLGFSSVMMDGSLLEDGKTPADFGYNVDVTRRVVEMAHLVGVSVEGELGCLGNLETGEAGEEDGIGAEGKLDHSQMLTDPEEAAQFVKATGLDALAIAIGTSHGAYKFSRKPTGDILAISRVKEIHARIPNTHLVMHGSSSVPQELLAMINQYGGKMKETYGVPVEEIQEAIKHGVRKINIDTDIRLAMTAACRKFLFENPDKFDAREWLKPAREAAKQICKQRFLQFGCEGQAPKIKGDNLQVVAARYARGELAQVVN from the coding sequence ATGGCACTCGTTTCAATGCGCGAGCTGCTGGACCATGCAGCCGTCAACGGCTACGGCATTCCAGCTTTCAACGTCAACAACCTGGAGCAGGTCCAGGCCGTCATGACCGCCGCCGACGAGGTCGGTGCCCCAGTCATCTTGCAGGCCAGCGCAGGTGCCCGCAAATACGCGGGTGAACCCTTCATCAAGCACCTGATCCAGGCGGCCACCGAGCAGTGGCCCCACATCCCGCTGGTCATGCACCAGGACCACGGGCAAAGTCCGGCGGTTTGCCAGGGTGCGATCAACCTCGGTTTTTCGTCGGTGATGATGGACGGCTCCTTGCTGGAAGATGGCAAAACCCCCGCCGACTTCGGCTACAACGTGGACGTGACACGCCGTGTGGTCGAGATGGCCCACTTGGTCGGTGTGTCTGTCGAGGGCGAACTCGGCTGCTTGGGCAACCTGGAAACCGGCGAAGCCGGTGAGGAAGACGGCATTGGCGCCGAAGGCAAGCTGGACCACAGCCAGATGCTGACCGACCCCGAAGAAGCGGCCCAATTCGTCAAGGCCACAGGTCTGGATGCGCTGGCCATTGCGATCGGCACCAGCCACGGCGCCTACAAGTTCAGCCGCAAGCCCACGGGCGACATCCTGGCCATCAGCCGTGTCAAGGAAATCCATGCCCGCATTCCCAACACCCATCTGGTGATGCACGGCTCGTCCAGCGTGCCACAAGAGTTGCTGGCCATGATCAACCAGTACGGTGGCAAGATGAAGGAAACCTACGGCGTGCCGGTCGAGGAGATCCAGGAAGCCATCAAGCACGGCGTGCGCAAGATCAACATTGACACCGATATCCGTTTGGCCATGACGGCCGCATGCCGCAAGTTCCTGTTTGAGAACCCCGACAAGTTCGATGCCCGCGAATGGCTCAAGCCCGCCCGCGAAGCGGCCAAACAAATCTGCAAGCAGCGTTTTTTGCAGTTCGGCTGCGAAGGCCAAGCGCCCAAGATCAAGGGCGATAACCTGCAGGTGGTGGCGGCCCGTTATGCGCGGGGTGAATTGGCCCAGGTGGTGAACTGA
- a CDS encoding phosphoglycerate kinase codes for MNVIRFSDLCANGQAAGQRVFIRADLNVPQADDGSITEDTRIRASVPCIQMALAAGAAVMVTSHLGRPTEGEFKPEDSLAPVAKRLGELLGREVPLIANWVGSEGNASVAGVTVAPGQVVLLENCRVNKGEKKNDEALARKMAKLCDIYVNDAFGTAHRAEGTTYGIAQFAPIACAGPLLAAEIDAITQALTNPKRPLVAIVAGSKVSTKLTILKSLSKNVDQLIVGGGIANTFMLAAGLKIGKSLAEADLVTEAKAVIEAMKARGAEVPIPTDVVVAKTFAADAVATVKKATDVADDDMILDIGPETAAQLAAQLKQAGTIVWNGPVGVFEFAAFENGTQVIAQAIAESSAFSIAGGGDTLAAIAKYGIEEQVGYISTGGGAFLEILEGKTLPAFEILAKRAAD; via the coding sequence ATGAACGTCATCCGTTTTTCTGATTTGTGTGCCAACGGCCAAGCCGCTGGCCAACGCGTTTTCATCCGCGCCGACTTGAATGTGCCGCAAGCCGATGACGGCAGCATCACCGAGGACACCCGCATCCGCGCCAGCGTGCCCTGCATCCAGATGGCGCTGGCAGCCGGTGCGGCCGTGATGGTCACATCGCATCTGGGCCGTCCGACCGAGGGCGAGTTCAAGCCCGAAGATTCGCTGGCCCCGGTGGCCAAACGTCTGGGTGAATTGTTGGGCCGCGAAGTGCCTTTGATCGCCAACTGGGTAGGTTCAGAAGGCAACGCCAGTGTTGCGGGCGTGACCGTCGCCCCCGGCCAGGTGGTGCTGCTCGAAAACTGCCGCGTCAACAAAGGCGAGAAAAAGAACGACGAAGCGCTGGCCCGCAAGATGGCCAAGTTGTGCGACATCTACGTGAACGACGCCTTTGGCACCGCCCACCGCGCCGAAGGCACCACCTACGGCATCGCCCAGTTTGCGCCCATCGCCTGCGCTGGCCCCTTGCTGGCGGCCGAGATCGATGCCATCACCCAGGCCTTGACCAACCCCAAACGCCCGTTGGTTGCCATCGTGGCGGGCAGCAAGGTGTCCACCAAGCTGACCATCTTGAAGAGCCTGTCCAAAAACGTGGACCAGTTGATCGTGGGCGGCGGCATTGCCAACACCTTCATGCTGGCGGCGGGTCTGAAGATCGGCAAAAGCTTGGCCGAAGCCGATTTGGTGACCGAGGCCAAAGCCGTGATCGAGGCCATGAAGGCGCGTGGGGCCGAAGTGCCGATTCCGACCGATGTGGTGGTGGCCAAAACTTTTGCGGCCGACGCCGTGGCCACGGTGAAAAAAGCCACCGACGTGGCCGACGACGACATGATTTTGGACATTGGCCCCGAGACGGCGGCCCAGCTCGCCGCGCAGCTCAAGCAAGCGGGCACGATTGTGTGGAACGGCCCGGTGGGCGTGTTCGAGTTTGCGGCCTTTGAAAACGGCACCCAGGTCATTGCCCAGGCGATTGCCGAGTCGAGCGCGTTCAGCATCGCAGGCGGCGGGGACACGCTGGCGGCGATTGCCAAATACGGCATCGAAGAGCAGGTGGGCTACATCTCGACCGGTGGTGGCGCGTTCCTGGAAATTCTGGAAGGCAAGACTTTGCCCGCCTTCGAGATTTTGGCCAAGCGCGCTGCAGACTGA
- the fmt gene encoding methionyl-tRNA formyltransferase, with protein sequence MRLIFAGTPEFAQVAVAALHAAGHEIVLVLTQPDRPAGRGMKLQPSPVKQWAVDHAVPVAQPRSLRLDGKYPEDAAAARQTLLDAKLDHQADAMIVAAYGLILPQWVLHLLPKGCLNIHASLLPRWRGAAPIHRAIEAGDAQTGITIMQMDAGLDTGDMLLVLPCAIAPTDTTAVLHNRLAALGGQAIVQALASLDALPHQPQPDEGVTYAHKIDKAEAALDWALSAEVLARRIRAFDPFPGMTVPLTTDSGVETLKLWQATAQASVQTAQPGTVLSADASGVRVACGEGQLCLTQLQRPGGKRLGAADFLRGCPLQPGQRLVA encoded by the coding sequence ATGCGGCTGATTTTTGCGGGCACGCCCGAATTTGCGCAGGTGGCCGTGGCGGCCCTGCACGCCGCTGGCCACGAGATCGTCCTGGTCCTGACCCAGCCTGACCGACCTGCAGGGCGCGGCATGAAGCTGCAACCTTCGCCTGTCAAGCAGTGGGCCGTGGACCATGCGGTTCCAGTGGCTCAGCCGCGCAGCTTGCGGCTCGATGGCAAATACCCCGAAGACGCGGCTGCCGCCCGCCAGACTTTGCTGGACGCAAAACTCGACCATCAGGCCGACGCCATGATCGTGGCGGCTTACGGCCTGATCCTGCCGCAGTGGGTGCTGCACTTGCTGCCCAAGGGGTGCCTGAACATCCACGCCTCTTTGTTGCCACGCTGGCGCGGGGCCGCGCCGATTCACCGTGCCATCGAGGCAGGCGATGCGCAAACCGGCATCACCATCATGCAGATGGACGCGGGCCTGGACACCGGCGACATGTTGCTGGTTTTGCCCTGCGCCATCGCGCCCACCGACACCACCGCCGTGCTGCACAACCGCCTGGCTGCGCTGGGCGGGCAGGCCATCGTGCAAGCGCTGGCCTCACTCGATGCCTTGCCGCACCAGCCCCAGCCCGATGAAGGCGTGACCTATGCGCACAAGATCGACAAGGCCGAAGCGGCGCTGGACTGGGCCTTGAGCGCCGAGGTGCTGGCGCGGCGCATCCGGGCCTTTGATCCGTTTCCGGGCATGACCGTGCCATTAACCACAGATTCGGGCGTGGAAACCCTCAAGCTCTGGCAAGCCACGGCGCAAGCGTCCGTGCAGACCGCTCAACCCGGCACCGTGCTCAGCGCCGATGCCTCGGGCGTGCGCGTGGCCTGCGGTGAGGGTCAGCTGTGCCTGACGCAGTTGCAGCGGCCCGGTGGCAAGCGCCTGGGTGCAGCCGACTTTTTGCGTGGCTGCCCCTTGCAGCCTGGCCAGCGTTTGGTGGCCTGA
- a CDS encoding AzlD domain-containing protein has product MNGTDLWTLAVIVGLAVVTVVARSFFFISSKSWQLPHWAQRGLQYAPIAALSAVVVPEIITVQGDLIGTWQDARLFAALAGVAAYFWRRDVLVTIVVGMAVYLPLRLGLGW; this is encoded by the coding sequence ATGAACGGCACAGACTTGTGGACCCTGGCGGTGATCGTGGGCTTGGCTGTGGTCACCGTGGTGGCGCGCAGTTTCTTTTTCATCTCCAGCAAATCCTGGCAACTGCCGCATTGGGCGCAGCGTGGTCTGCAGTACGCTCCGATTGCCGCTTTGTCGGCGGTGGTGGTGCCAGAAATCATCACTGTGCAGGGTGATTTGATCGGCACCTGGCAAGACGCGCGATTGTTCGCTGCACTGGCTGGGGTGGCAGCTTATTTTTGGCGGCGCGATGTACTGGTCACGATTGTGGTGGGGATGGCGGTGTACCTGCCTTTGCGTCTGGGGCTGGGCTGGTAA
- the trxA gene encoding thioredoxin: MMDVTIQNFEAEVIEASMTTPVLVDFWAPWCGPCKSLGPVLEKVEAAYEGRFKLVKIDSDQEQQLAQAFGIKSIPTCVLLKNGQPVDGFMGALPEGQVKQFLDKHLPAAEALQAMAAAEQAQQHLQAGDEHSARAALEQALATDPGNDDARFDLVKLLIGLGELAEAAALLAPTMARIPVPLRFEAQTQWLNALEFVTTDPRGQWELAKFDELIGQNKRDFETRFAKSRLLIAVGQWEAAMDELLEIIMRDKKWDDEAPRKTFVALLELMTPPKSKTQDATGKSAGGIELMGKAAMQEDPHMAMISSYRRKLSMMLN; the protein is encoded by the coding sequence ATGATGGACGTCACGATACAAAACTTTGAAGCCGAGGTCATCGAAGCCTCCATGACCACGCCCGTGTTGGTGGACTTTTGGGCCCCTTGGTGCGGCCCTTGCAAGTCTTTGGGCCCTGTGCTCGAAAAAGTCGAAGCCGCCTACGAAGGCCGCTTCAAGCTGGTCAAAATCGACTCAGATCAGGAGCAGCAACTGGCTCAAGCATTCGGCATCAAAAGTATCCCAACTTGTGTGCTGCTGAAAAACGGCCAGCCCGTCGATGGCTTCATGGGCGCTTTGCCCGAGGGTCAGGTCAAACAGTTTTTGGACAAACACCTGCCCGCCGCCGAAGCACTGCAGGCCATGGCCGCCGCCGAACAAGCCCAGCAACACCTGCAAGCGGGCGACGAGCACAGCGCCCGTGCCGCCCTAGAACAGGCCTTGGCCACCGACCCAGGCAACGACGACGCCCGCTTTGACCTGGTCAAGCTGCTGATCGGCTTGGGCGAGTTGGCCGAGGCCGCCGCCTTGCTGGCCCCGACCATGGCCCGCATCCCGGTGCCGCTGCGCTTTGAGGCGCAAACCCAGTGGCTCAACGCGCTGGAATTCGTGACCACCGACCCACGCGGCCAATGGGAATTGGCGAAATTTGACGAATTGATTGGGCAGAACAAGCGCGACTTTGAAACCCGCTTTGCCAAGAGTCGCCTGCTGATCGCCGTCGGCCAGTGGGAAGCGGCCATGGACGAGCTGCTTGAAATCATCATGCGCGACAAAAAGTGGGACGACGAAGCCCCCCGCAAGACCTTTGTCGCCTTGCTGGAATTGATGACGCCCCCCAAATCCAAAACGCAAGACGCCACCGGCAAGTCCGCAGGTGGCATCGAGTTGATGGGCAAGGCCGCCATGCAAGAAGACCCGCACATGGCCATGATCTCCAGCTACCGGCGCAAGCTGAGCATGATGCTCAACTGA
- a CDS encoding AzlC family ABC transporter permease produces the protein MFFRPTLYRRAEFWQGFRDLAPQAPGVAAWGLMTGVAMVKSGMSVFEAVAMTLLVFAGSSQLAAIPLLVAGAPAWVILATGFCVNLRFVVFSLHLRPYLMHLPRWQRMCHGYFTADISYVLFTRRFHEPGGSEAERIHQEAYLAGNYFLNWASWMVASLLGIGLANLIPPEWGLGFAGILCLLGIQCSLASSRMRILSAAVAGVAAVAAYHLPLKLNIVVAIAVAVILCLTVEKIRPEHKVAA, from the coding sequence ATGTTTTTTCGGCCCACGCTCTACCGCCGCGCCGAGTTCTGGCAAGGCTTTCGTGATTTGGCCCCGCAAGCGCCGGGTGTGGCAGCTTGGGGCCTGATGACGGGCGTGGCCATGGTCAAGTCGGGCATGAGCGTGTTCGAGGCGGTGGCCATGACCCTGCTGGTGTTTGCGGGCAGCTCGCAGCTGGCGGCCATTCCGCTGTTGGTGGCTGGCGCCCCGGCTTGGGTGATTTTGGCCACCGGCTTTTGCGTGAACCTGCGCTTTGTGGTGTTCAGCCTGCACCTTCGGCCATATCTGATGCACCTGCCCCGTTGGCAGCGCATGTGTCATGGTTACTTTACCGCCGACATCAGCTATGTGTTGTTCACCCGGCGTTTTCACGAACCGGGTGGCTCCGAGGCCGAACGCATACACCAGGAGGCCTATCTGGCGGGCAACTATTTTCTGAATTGGGCCAGCTGGATGGTGGCCAGTTTGCTGGGCATTGGGCTGGCCAATCTGATCCCGCCCGAATGGGGTTTGGGCTTTGCGGGCATTTTGTGTTTGCTGGGGATTCAGTGCTCACTGGCCAGTTCGCGCATGCGCATCTTGTCGGCGGCGGTGGCGGGTGTGGCCGCAGTGGCCGCATACCACCTGCCGCTCAAACTCAACATCGTGGTGGCCATTGCGGTGGCCGTGATCCTGTGCCTGACGGTCGAAAAAATCCGTCCAGAACACAAGGTGGCGGCATGA